The genomic region CCTGATCAATCTGCTTTAAATAAATTATGCAAAACGAAAAGGATTGTTAGCAGGAAGTATAATGAACAACATAAGTTACATTCAGATACTGTTTTTCAACATTTTACAACTAGTTTTCGCTTCTTCCCATGGTTGCATATTCAAACAATTAAGCCATGGCAAGTTGATTTAGTTCATAAAAAATTAAAAATTCACGAATTTGATGATATTTTAAAAGAATATCAAAAATTAGTACCATATTTTGATCAAAAATATAGTGCTGATTAAATCAGCTATTATTTATCTTTAATTATTATATTTATTATTTTTGCAATTTTATTTTGAAATTAAAGCAGGAACTATGCAAAAGTTGTTGATGACTAGAATGAACTTTTTAAGTGCAAGGAGAAAGAATTAAGTTATGATTATTTTCCCAAATCGTGATGCGGTAATTAAAAATATCCAAAAAAATGTGGCTAATAAAGAATATAATAAAAAAGTTGAAATTGATGATCCACAAATGACTACTAAAGAAAGTATAAACCGCATAAATGAATACTTTAGAAAACGAGCTACTCCAATTGGCAAAGTAAAAAATCTATGTGCACGTGCAATTTATCGTGGCGTAACATGGGTTGAAAATCGCCATACTGAAGTTGTTGGTTTAGAAAATTTAACGGCACTAGATCGTAAAAAGGGCGCAATTATAACTACAAATCATTTTAATCCGCTCGAAAATACAGTAATTCGTCGTTTTATGAATAAAGCAAAATTACACAAAAGATTGTTTATAATTTCGCAGGATACTAATCTTGCAATGAAGGGCTTAGTTGGTTTCTTAATGAATAACTATGATATTATCCCACTAAGCAAAAGTATTAATTATTTAGGTCAAACTTTTCCTAAAATTTTAAAGAAAATAATTAATGATGGCAATTATGTATTAATTTATCCTGAAGAAGAAATGTGGTTTAACTATCGTAAACCAAGACCTTTAAAACGTGGAACTTATTTTTATGCAGCAAAGATTAATGCTCCAATCATTTCTTGCTTTGTTGAACTAAAAGATTTGCCAAGTTTTGAACCTAATACAAATGATACAATTCATCGAGTAAAAGCAATTGTACATGTATTACCTGTAATTTTTCCTGATCCAAATAAATCAGCTAAAGAAAATAGCTTAAGAATGATGGAACAAGATTATAATCAGAAAAAAGAAGCTTATGAGAAAGCTTATGGTAAGAAATTAACATATGATTTTGAACCAGAAGATATCGCTGGTTGGGTTGGACCAAATGCAGATAAAAAGTAAAAAAATAGCAGTTTTGATTTTTCAAAACTGCTATTTTTGTTTAATTAAAATTTAAATGCAATTGATTGATATGGTTTTAGCTTGATTGAATCCGGCATAGTTATACAATCCTTTGTACCATAGTTATCAATAAGAACGGTTGCTTTTTTTCCTTGTAAATCAGTTGGAATATCTGTCCAAGGTTCATAACCATAGAAGTTATTAAGAACAAGTAATTGCTTAGAAGAATGATCTAAATAACGGCGATATGCAAAAACTTGAGGGTGATCAAGTAGCTCAGCTTTAAAATGACCATCTGAAATTAATTCTTCACTTTTACGCAATTTAATCAATTTTTGGTAGTAAGTGAAAATTTCACCATTCTTTAATTCATTTTCTACGTTGATTTCAGTTTGATCTGTAGGTTTTAACCAAGGTTTCCCAGTTGTAAAGCCTGCATTACGTGAAGCATCCCAATGCATTGGAACACGTGCGTTATCGCGTGATTTTGTTTTAATAATATTAAATGCTTCATGAGCACTATAACCGGCATCCATCAATTCTTGATATGCATTTAAACATTCGACATCCACATAGTTATGAATTGAATAGTAATGTGGATTGATCATGCCAATTTCTTCTCCCATATAAATATAAGGAGTACCACGTAATAAGTGCAAGGTAGTAGCAAGCATTTCAGCGGATTTTTCACGATAATTTATTGGATCACCAAAACGGCTCAATGCCCAAGGTTGATCATGATTATTCCAAAATAAAGCTTGCCAACCATCACCTTGATCCATGCCAGTTTGCCATTTACTTAAAACTTGTTTTAATTGCATAAAATCAAAAGGCTTTTGTGTCCATTTATTATCATCTTTATAATCAACTTTAAGATGATGAAAGGCAAAAACCATTGAAAGTTCATCATTACTTGGTTTAGTATATTCAATTGATTTTTCGATGGTAGTAGAAG from Ligilactobacillus cholophilus harbors:
- a CDS encoding lysophospholipid acyltransferase family protein: MIIFPNRDAVIKNIQKNVANKEYNKKVEIDDPQMTTKESINRINEYFRKRATPIGKVKNLCARAIYRGVTWVENRHTEVVGLENLTALDRKKGAIITTNHFNPLENTVIRRFMNKAKLHKRLFIISQDTNLAMKGLVGFLMNNYDIIPLSKSINYLGQTFPKILKKIINDGNYVLIYPEEEMWFNYRKPRPLKRGTYFYAAKINAPIISCFVELKDLPSFEPNTNDTIHRVKAIVHVLPVIFPDPNKSAKENSLRMMEQDYNQKKEAYEKAYGKKLTYDFEPEDIAGWVGPNADKK
- the treC gene encoding alpha,alpha-phosphotrehalase — encoded protein: MDLGKKVIYQIYPKSFYDSNNDGIGDLRGIIEKIPYIAKLNIDMIWFNPFFVSPQHDNGYDIADYYQIDPRFGTMQDFDELVSKLKDINVDVMLDMVFNHCSTENKWFQEALKGNKKYMDYFYLRKAKANGELPTNWQSKFGGPAWEKFGDTDLYYLHLFDKSQADLNWHNPDVRKEASNIVNFWRNKGVKGFRFDVLNLIGKDENLIDSTDPIEEKKLYTDTPIVEKYIKELNRNSFGQDPNSITVGEMSSTTIEKSIEYTKPSNDELSMVFAFHHLKVDYKDDNKWTQKPFDFMQLKQVLSKWQTGMDQGDGWQALFWNNHDQPWALSRFGDPINYREKSAEMLATTLHLLRGTPYIYMGEEIGMINPHYYSIHNYVDVECLNAYQELMDAGYSAHEAFNIIKTKSRDNARVPMHWDASRNAGFTTGKPWLKPTDQTEINVENELKNGEIFTYYQKLIKLRKSEELISDGHFKAELLDHPQVFAYRRYLDHSSKQLLVLNNFYGYEPWTDIPTDLQGKKATVLIDNYGTKDCITMPDSIKLKPYQSIAFKF